A genome region from Verrucomicrobiia bacterium includes the following:
- a CDS encoding bifunctional UDP-3-O-[3-hydroxymyristoyl] N-acetylglucosamine deacetylase/3-hydroxyacyl-ACP dehydratase: MNKTQRTIKAPVSISGVGLHTGNQTNLTFKPAPIDSGVTFVRTDLEGKPEIAAHISNVVDILRGTTIAKGEVKVYTVEHVMAALAGLEIDNVIVELDNNEPPVGDGSAMPFIEILQKAEIVDQDAPRKFLEVETPISHSMPDRHVDLVVLPSDDFRVTFLVDYKNPALGTQYTSMVSLKDEFVKDFAPSRTFCFLSEVESLAKLGLIKGGNMSNAVVICDDGVGPDDLKRLKKMLALKDDLFIGKNGLMNDVPLRFPNEPCRHKALDLIGDLALLGVPLKAHVLAARSGHAANVELAKKLHSLYEKEQIKAKYQKEQKTEYLLDIRAIQEILPHRYPFLLIDRVIDLDPKKKVVAIKNVTINEPFFQGHFPGHPVMPGVLIVEAMAQAGGFLMLHAVPDPKKTVAYFLGMDAVRFRKPVVPGDTLRLEVEMLSMRRGTCKISGKTYVGEALVAEAEMMAAIVDK, translated from the coding sequence ATGAACAAAACCCAGCGCACGATTAAAGCGCCCGTTTCCATTTCCGGCGTGGGGCTGCACACCGGCAACCAGACCAACCTGACCTTCAAGCCGGCCCCCATCGACTCCGGCGTGACCTTCGTCCGCACGGATTTGGAGGGAAAGCCGGAAATCGCCGCCCATATCTCCAACGTGGTGGATATCCTGCGCGGCACCACCATCGCCAAAGGGGAGGTCAAGGTCTATACGGTGGAGCACGTAATGGCGGCTTTGGCCGGGCTGGAAATCGACAACGTGATAGTCGAGTTGGACAACAACGAGCCCCCCGTCGGCGACGGTTCGGCCATGCCCTTCATCGAAATTCTGCAAAAAGCCGAAATTGTCGACCAGGACGCCCCCCGCAAGTTTTTGGAAGTGGAAACCCCGATTTCTCATTCGATGCCCGACCGCCACGTCGACCTGGTGGTCCTGCCGTCGGATGATTTCCGCGTGACTTTTTTGGTGGACTACAAAAACCCCGCCCTGGGCACCCAGTACACCTCGATGGTCTCGCTGAAGGATGAGTTCGTGAAGGACTTCGCCCCCTCCCGCACGTTTTGTTTCCTGTCGGAAGTGGAAAGTTTGGCCAAACTCGGGCTTATCAAAGGGGGCAATATGTCCAACGCCGTGGTGATTTGCGACGACGGCGTCGGCCCGGACGACCTGAAACGTCTGAAAAAGATGCTCGCCTTGAAGGATGACCTCTTCATCGGCAAAAACGGGCTGATGAACGACGTTCCGCTCCGCTTTCCCAACGAACCCTGCCGCCATAAGGCGCTCGATTTGATTGGGGATTTGGCCTTGCTCGGCGTGCCGTTGAAAGCCCACGTTTTGGCGGCAAGAAGCGGACACGCCGCCAACGTGGAGTTGGCCAAAAAACTCCACTCCCTCTACGAAAAAGAACAAATCAAGGCCAAGTATCAAAAGGAGCAAAAAACCGAATATTTGCTGGATATCCGCGCCATTCAGGAAATTTTGCCCCACCGCTATCCGTTTTTGTTGATTGACCGGGTGATTGATTTGGATCCCAAGAAAAAAGTCGTGGCGATAAAAAACGTGACCATTAACGAGCCTTTCTTTCAGGGGCATTTCCCCGGCCATCCGGTGATGCCGGGGGTTCTGATTGTGGAGGCAATGGCCCAGGCCGGCGGCTTCTTGATGCTCCACGCCGTCCCCGATCCCAAAAAAACCGTGGCCTACTTTCTGGGGATGGATGCCGTCCGCTTCCGCAAGCCGGTCGTTCCCGGCGACACGCTGCGGCTGGAAGTGGAAATGCTCTCGATGCGCCGCGGCACCTGCAAAATCTCCGGCAAAACCTACGTGGGGGAGGCCTTGGTGGCGGAAGCGGAAATGATGGCCGCCATTGTGGACAAGTAA
- a CDS encoding FlgD immunoglobulin-like domain containing protein yields MIDTNGRANIEFTRFSYADTALAVCGDTATVVVYNSTFNYFNGAAVSSRSYKTKLGGIYPVPNPPDCGRNNFLMNTATSGAKAVIKTTSPGGTLKAEGNWWDSVPPPSSYFSGNVDRTPYLTGVATPDSCNAGGQFSEPPPEEKVAVRPIVPTHFELAQNYPNPFNLTATIEYALPQAVKVELKVFNILGQVVRTLVDEEKPVGYHQVVWDGKDQTGQPVSSGIYLYQIKAGDYVETKKMHLLK; encoded by the coding sequence TTGATTGATACGAATGGCAGGGCGAATATCGAGTTCACCCGTTTCAGCTATGCCGACACCGCTTTGGCTGTTTGCGGAGATACGGCCACGGTGGTAGTGTATAATTCCACGTTCAATTATTTCAACGGGGCGGCGGTTTCGAGTAGAAGCTACAAGACCAAACTGGGCGGGATATATCCGGTTCCGAATCCCCCGGATTGCGGCAGAAATAATTTCCTGATGAACACGGCCACTTCGGGGGCGAAGGCGGTGATTAAGACAACCTCTCCCGGTGGAACCTTGAAAGCGGAAGGGAACTGGTGGGATTCCGTGCCGCCGCCCAGCAGCTATTTTTCGGGCAACGTGGACAGAACGCCGTATTTGACGGGAGTGGCCACGCCCGATTCCTGCAATGCGGGCGGGCAGTTTTCAGAACCCCCACCGGAGGAAAAAGTGGCCGTCCGGCCAATCGTGCCCACCCACTTTGAGCTGGCCCAGAATTATCCCAACCCGTTCAATCTCACGGCTACCATCGAATATGCTTTGCCTCAAGCGGTGAAGGTGGAGTTGAAGGTATTCAACATTCTCGGACAAGTAGTGCGTACACTGGTGGACGAAGAAAAACCGGTCGGCTATCATCAGGTTGTTTGGGATGGGAAAGACCAAACGGGACAGCCCGTTTCATCCGGCATCTACTTGTATCAAATCAAAGCCGGGGATTATGTTGAAACCAAGAAAATGCACTTGCTGAAATAA
- a CDS encoding S8 family serine peptidase, translated as MKKIGFAFGTLALVFGLLNPGWSQDQIPGQIYVSFKPNRVTLETDTSGFMVCHIDYLDSVNLANELQAIFNVNCGDCPLLENDYIAVFPDSADIPDLVDAYLADTNVIWAGARYFPVFDFTPNDSFFAKPSPSATPSSYQWPLDSAHLQMEKAWDITKGDTGVVIAILDSWHAWRHPDLETTAWLNYGEDRNGNGQFDPEPYPTGDLDSVDNDNDGYIDNMLGYHFDAVDSNNELVICNPNPEPILNSQWDSNLVPQYPHLQPFKHGTWTWGTVAAKTHNYRGVAGAGFNCRVLPVGFDNYAPVGPAFCYLLQMKLQHGIPHIVNMSFRVTPATPNDTVLVDSLYGLGVVLIGAAGNDFGREVANFPAGRPKVISVAATDSNDYRAHFSTIDTTVDLSAPGFNYMTQIDFDIDSNKVVGYGYASVDSSYTPPYFIKGTSFSAPLVAGVAGLVRSLFPSWSVDEIMAKIRSSTDSIQYHSQADRDSLAGKFGTGRLNAYKAVTFFGNIPNSANDTTLDGVVYVSGDITVPAGKTLTLTAGTSLKFVSGDVMPSTGNPSPGKGQLIVKGTLTCLGSVSDSIILTSFQSSPQAGTGPGF; from the coding sequence ATGAAAAAGATTGGATTTGCTTTCGGGACTTTGGCTTTGGTTTTTGGTCTCCTGAATCCGGGATGGAGTCAGGACCAAATTCCCGGCCAAATTTATGTAAGCTTCAAGCCGAACAGAGTGACACTCGAGACGGACACCAGTGGCTTTATGGTATGCCACATTGACTACCTCGATTCGGTAAATTTAGCAAACGAACTGCAGGCGATCTTCAACGTGAACTGCGGCGATTGCCCGCTTTTGGAAAACGATTATATAGCGGTCTTTCCGGACAGCGCCGACATTCCCGACTTGGTTGACGCCTATCTGGCGGATACCAACGTTATATGGGCGGGCGCTCGATATTTTCCGGTTTTTGATTTCACCCCCAACGATTCCTTTTTCGCCAAGCCCTCGCCATCGGCAACACCTTCCAGCTACCAGTGGCCGCTGGATTCCGCTCACCTGCAAATGGAAAAGGCCTGGGACATTACCAAAGGAGATACTGGCGTGGTTATCGCCATTCTGGACAGTTGGCACGCTTGGCGGCACCCGGATTTGGAGACGACCGCTTGGCTTAACTACGGCGAAGATAGGAACGGAAATGGCCAATTCGACCCCGAGCCGTATCCCACCGGCGATCTGGACAGCGTGGATAATGACAATGACGGGTATATTGACAACATGCTTGGTTATCATTTTGACGCTGTTGACAGTAATAATGAATTGGTTATTTGTAATCCGAATCCGGAGCCGATTCTTAACTCACAATGGGATAGTAACCTTGTACCGCAATATCCGCACCTCCAGCCTTTCAAGCACGGTACTTGGACTTGGGGCACCGTGGCCGCCAAAACCCACAACTATCGGGGGGTGGCCGGGGCTGGATTTAACTGTCGAGTGCTGCCGGTTGGCTTCGACAATTATGCGCCGGTAGGTCCCGCCTTTTGCTACTTGTTGCAAATGAAGCTCCAACACGGCATCCCTCATATCGTCAATATGAGCTTTAGGGTCACACCCGCGACCCCAAACGACACCGTTCTTGTGGATTCCCTCTACGGTTTGGGGGTCGTCCTTATTGGGGCCGCAGGGAATGATTTTGGCCGTGAGGTTGCCAATTTCCCCGCTGGGCGCCCGAAGGTGATATCCGTGGCGGCTACGGATAGCAACGATTACAGGGCGCATTTCTCGACCATTGATACTACCGTTGACCTTTCGGCGCCGGGTTTCAATTATATGACACAAATTGACTTTGATATTGATAGTAACAAAGTGGTGGGGTATGGATACGCTTCCGTGGATAGTTCCTACACCCCGCCCTATTTTATTAAGGGAACCTCCTTCTCTGCTCCTCTCGTTGCCGGAGTTGCCGGTCTGGTGCGTTCGCTTTTCCCATCTTGGTCGGTGGACGAAATTATGGCCAAAATAAGAAGCTCAACGGACTCCATACAGTATCACTCCCAAGCGGATAGAGATTCGTTAGCTGGAAAATTTGGCACCGGCCGTCTGAACGCCTACAAGGCGGTCACCTTCTTCGGGAACATTCCCAACTCGGCCAACGACACCACGCTGGACGGGGTGGTTTACGTCTCCGGGGATATAACGGTACCGGCCGGAAAGACCCTGACTTTAACGGCAGGAACGTCCTTGAAGTTTGTTTCTGGGGACGTGATGCCTTCCACCGGCAATCCGAGTCCGGGGAAGGGGCAGTTAATCGTCAAGGGAACCTTGACCTGTCTGGGAAGTGTGTCGGATTCAATCATTCTAACTTCGTTTCAGTCCTCGCCCCAAGCGGGGACTGGGCCGGGATTTTGA
- a CDS encoding aldehyde dehydrogenase family protein, which yields MESPTVREHPGERLFIGGAWVSGGNFLEVTDKFTGKQIAAISTADEELVEMAVRSAEAGFAAMKTLPAIKRAELLEKIAGALREAADEFGAGLIAEAGKPARLARQEVERSIQTFKFAAEEAKRIHGETVPLDAQSGSEKKFGFYHRFPVGVVAAITPFNFPLNLVAHKLAPALAAGCSVVLKPSSLTPLTALKIAKIVEFAGAPAGAFNVLVGSGGTVGNWLVTHPNVAMVTFTGSAEVGKEIRAKAGLKKTLLELGNNSAAIVDETADLDWAAQRCAAGAFAYAGQVCISLQRIYVEKSVAQPFVDKLVKLAKNLKTGDPKLGTTDVGPLISEADARRVEDWVAEAKAAGMEAKCGGRRKNAFYEPTVLYGDPSGCRIGTEELFGPAVTVTPYEKFEEATAAVNATRYGLQAAIFTKNLNRAFAAFRELEVGGVIINDSPAYRADLMPYGGVKESGSGREGVRYAIEEMTCLKMAALHLPE from the coding sequence ATGGAATCGCCGACGGTTAGGGAACATCCGGGGGAACGGCTCTTCATCGGGGGGGCCTGGGTTTCCGGAGGAAACTTCCTCGAGGTGACCGACAAGTTCACGGGCAAGCAAATAGCCGCCATCTCCACGGCCGACGAGGAGTTGGTGGAAATGGCCGTCCGCTCCGCGGAGGCCGGCTTTGCCGCCATGAAAACCCTCCCCGCCATAAAACGCGCCGAATTGCTGGAGAAAATCGCCGGCGCCCTGCGCGAAGCGGCGGATGAATTCGGTGCGGGACTAATTGCCGAAGCGGGCAAGCCGGCCCGTCTGGCCCGCCAGGAAGTGGAACGGAGCATCCAGACCTTCAAATTTGCCGCCGAGGAAGCCAAGCGCATCCACGGCGAAACCGTACCGCTGGACGCCCAGAGCGGCTCGGAAAAAAAATTCGGTTTCTACCATCGTTTCCCCGTCGGCGTCGTCGCCGCCATCACCCCATTTAACTTCCCTTTGAATCTGGTCGCCCACAAACTCGCCCCTGCGCTCGCCGCCGGTTGCTCGGTTGTTCTCAAACCATCCTCCTTGACGCCGCTGACCGCCTTGAAGATCGCCAAAATTGTCGAATTCGCTGGCGCTCCGGCCGGCGCGTTCAACGTCTTGGTCGGCTCCGGAGGAACGGTCGGCAACTGGCTGGTAACCCATCCCAATGTGGCGATGGTCACCTTCACCGGCTCGGCCGAGGTGGGAAAAGAAATTCGCGCAAAAGCCGGGCTTAAGAAAACGCTTCTGGAACTGGGGAACAACTCCGCCGCCATTGTGGACGAGACCGCCGATCTGGACTGGGCGGCGCAAAGATGTGCCGCCGGGGCCTTTGCCTATGCCGGCCAGGTCTGCATCTCCCTCCAGCGGATTTACGTCGAAAAATCGGTCGCACAGCCCTTCGTCGATAAGCTGGTGAAGCTGGCCAAAAATCTCAAAACCGGCGACCCCAAACTGGGCACCACGGACGTCGGCCCCCTCATTTCAGAAGCGGACGCCCGCCGCGTGGAGGATTGGGTGGCGGAAGCCAAAGCGGCGGGAATGGAGGCCAAATGCGGCGGCCGCCGCAAGAACGCATTCTACGAGCCGACCGTTTTATACGGCGACCCCTCCGGCTGCCGCATCGGCACGGAAGAGCTCTTCGGCCCGGCGGTCACCGTCACGCCGTATGAAAAATTTGAAGAAGCCACAGCCGCCGTCAACGCCACCCGCTACGGGCTGCAGGCCGCCATTTTCACCAAGAATTTGAACCGCGCCTTTGCCGCCTTCCGCGAACTGGAAGTCGGCGGCGTCATTATCAACGATTCCCCCGCCTACCGCGCCGATTTGATGCCCTACGGCGGCGTCAAGGAATCCGGCTCCGGCCGCGAAGGAGTGCGCTACGCCATCGAGGAAATGACCTGCCTCAAAATGGCCGCCCTGCATTTGCCGGAGTAA
- a CDS encoding sialidase family protein — protein sequence MRIPCRGRKTWAFLFLIVIANATLVFSQPPNIYTFSGDVDLGVQFLLGFQSSGQHYIGVRGDTVYVITSNGWTWCSKSTDGGQTFGTPVRVNSTAEAYNPSMRVDTGGIIYVAYQDEFADIRFTKSTDGGVTFIPGVKVNDDTIPQVGQEKPAIAVNNKGQIFIAWNDQRNIARPGRTVFSAASFDGGLIFTPNVQVSEPDISAGVSDIAADDSGRVYVLYGGVAIARSIDTGQSFPSRTYITEPLWLLGFTSMAVSGPFAGIVGVAAPPDDVFKTSICFSASCDYGQTFSPIVLVNDDSLSGNSYPSLFFNNGAFFVSWNGERSGRFRDIYFSYSSDTGQTFAHSKQANSDTLTDAVSPSLAINEAGKAFVVWLDPRRDPWYEEDWHPFVAVGNPTYIKGDLNLDLILSIADVVTLINVVFLNSSFPAPFENADGNCDGILRPVDVVLELQAVFLEQDFPC from the coding sequence ATGCGCATACCGTGCCGGGGCAGGAAAACGTGGGCGTTTCTCTTTTTAATTGTTATCGCTAACGCAACTTTGGTTTTTTCCCAACCCCCCAATATCTACACCTTCTCCGGCGATGTGGACCTGGGAGTGCAGTTCCTATTGGGTTTTCAAAGCTCAGGTCAGCATTACATCGGAGTGAGGGGGGACACGGTTTACGTGATAACCTCCAACGGCTGGACCTGGTGTTCAAAATCCACTGATGGAGGGCAAACCTTCGGTACGCCCGTGCGGGTCAATTCCACTGCAGAGGCCTACAATCCTTCGATGCGGGTAGATACAGGGGGAATAATCTATGTGGCCTATCAAGATGAATTTGCTGACATCCGATTTACCAAGTCCACGGATGGAGGGGTAACATTTATTCCGGGAGTTAAAGTCAATGATGACACCATCCCACAGGTCGGCCAGGAAAAGCCCGCCATTGCGGTCAATAATAAAGGACAAATTTTCATTGCTTGGAACGATCAACGGAATATAGCTCGGCCCGGCCGAACGGTTTTTTCTGCAGCAAGTTTCGATGGAGGATTAATCTTCACCCCGAATGTTCAAGTGAGCGAACCCGATATTTCTGCGGGTGTCAGTGACATTGCCGCCGATGATAGTGGGAGAGTTTATGTCCTTTACGGAGGAGTAGCTATTGCTCGGAGTATTGATACTGGACAGAGTTTCCCATCCCGCACCTATATCACGGAGCCGTTATGGCTACTCGGTTTCACCAGTATGGCTGTCTCAGGACCCTTCGCGGGCATAGTCGGCGTTGCTGCACCACCTGATGACGTTTTTAAGACCTCAATTTGTTTTTCTGCCAGCTGCGACTACGGACAGACCTTTTCCCCCATTGTTTTAGTAAATGACGACAGCTTATCCGGCAATTCATACCCCTCGTTATTTTTTAACAACGGTGCATTTTTTGTAAGCTGGAACGGGGAGCGTTCAGGCCGATTTCGAGATATTTATTTCAGCTATAGTTCCGATACGGGTCAGACGTTTGCTCATAGCAAACAAGCCAACTCGGACACATTGACCGATGCGGTCTCTCCGTCGCTGGCCATAAATGAAGCAGGTAAGGCCTTTGTGGTATGGCTGGATCCACGGCGCGACCCCTGGTATGAGGAGGATTGGCATCCTTTTGTGGCAGTTGGCAACCCTACTTATATAAAAGGGGATTTAAACTTGGATCTTATTTTATCAATAGCCGATGTTGTTACACTTATTAACGTAGTTTTTTTGAATTCTTCTTTTCCTGCGCCCTTCGAAAATGCAGATGGAAATTGCGACGGGATTTTGCGACCCGTCGATGTAGTGTTGGAATTGCAAGCGGTCTTTTTAGAACAGGATTTTCCTTGTTAA